A stretch of the Pantoea nemavictus genome encodes the following:
- a CDS encoding MBL fold metallo-hydrolase, with product MLNSSSISRCNIKSYPQSTQFDGKRFNNKVPRQQLGLGKFIKLFWDFTFNKPKNTVPDDALPLIKLDAQQLDAAANNSVYRLGHSSLLFKMQEKYWLIDPVFTERASPFKRFGPKRFQPTPIQLEALPPIEGIILSHDHYDHLDYHTIMQLKDRVRYFLTPLGVGDLITSWGVAPEKITQLDWWESKNIAGIQFVATPSQHFSGRGIFDGNKRLWCSWSIISEEFRLFFGSDSGYFDGFKQIGHKFGPFDMAFLENGAYDRRWADIHMLPQDTIKAFLDLNAKWLFPIHNATFDLAFHPWNDPLNQIVALAQQQQVKLSMPKIGQGVQFLQPQVAEKWW from the coding sequence ATGTTGAATAGTTCGAGCATTTCTCGCTGCAATATTAAAAGCTATCCGCAATCGACGCAGTTTGATGGCAAAAGGTTTAACAATAAGGTTCCACGCCAGCAGCTGGGATTGGGGAAATTCATTAAGCTGTTCTGGGATTTCACCTTTAACAAGCCGAAAAATACCGTTCCGGATGACGCACTTCCGCTGATCAAGCTTGACGCGCAGCAGCTTGACGCCGCCGCGAATAATAGCGTTTATCGTCTCGGACACTCTTCATTGCTGTTTAAAATGCAGGAAAAGTATTGGCTAATCGATCCGGTATTTACTGAGCGCGCATCGCCATTTAAACGCTTCGGACCGAAACGCTTCCAGCCAACGCCCATTCAGCTGGAAGCGTTGCCGCCGATTGAAGGGATCATTCTTTCGCATGATCATTACGATCATCTGGATTATCACACCATCATGCAGCTTAAAGATCGCGTGCGTTATTTCCTGACGCCGCTCGGCGTGGGCGATCTAATTACCTCGTGGGGCGTAGCGCCGGAGAAAATCACCCAGCTGGATTGGTGGGAGTCCAAAAATATCGCGGGTATTCAATTTGTCGCAACACCCTCCCAGCATTTTTCCGGACGCGGCATATTTGATGGCAATAAACGTTTATGGTGCTCATGGAGCATCATTAGCGAGGAATTTCGCCTGTTCTTTGGCAGCGACTCGGGTTATTTCGATGGGTTCAAACAGATTGGCCATAAATTCGGTCCTTTCGATATGGCGTTTCTGGAAAATGGTGCTTACGACCGCCGCTGGGCCGACATTCACATGCTGCCGCAAGACACGATTAAAGCCTTCTTAGATCTCAACGCGAAATGGCTATTCCCGATTCATAATGCGACTTTCGATTTGGCGTTTCATCCATGGAACGATCCGCTTAATCAAATCGTCGCGTTAGCGCAGCAACAGCAGGTAAAACTGTCGATGCCGAAAATTGGGCAGGGCGTGCAATTTTTGCAGCCGCAGGTAGCGGAAAAGTGGTGGTAA
- a CDS encoding SDR family oxidoreductase: MTTSTLPVAIVTGGNSGIGLETVKLLASDHQVYAIGRNPQTLQALESITNVIPLTLDITDFAAVAAFAATLERVDVLVHSAAISILSTTFSATPELWQQHLNINVIAPAELTRVTLPALRASQGKVVFINSGSGTLALAGHVVYSASKFALTALAHALRSEESEHGVRVATVAPGPTDTPMNQASRARAGNHAPINPQEYLDASSVARAVRFIVDSPEDTQIADIVIRPRRDKAKR, encoded by the coding sequence ATGACAACATCAACATTACCGGTTGCGATTGTTACCGGCGGCAACAGCGGCATTGGTCTGGAAACCGTAAAACTACTGGCGAGCGATCATCAGGTGTATGCCATCGGACGTAATCCGCAAACGTTACAGGCGTTAGAGTCGATAACCAATGTGATTCCACTGACGCTGGACATCACGGATTTTGCCGCCGTGGCTGCCTTTGCCGCGACGCTTGAGCGGGTCGATGTGTTGGTACATTCGGCTGCCATATCAATTCTCAGTACTACCTTCTCTGCTACGCCAGAACTGTGGCAACAGCACTTAAATATTAACGTCATTGCACCGGCTGAACTCACGCGTGTGACCTTGCCCGCCCTGCGCGCATCTCAGGGTAAAGTGGTGTTTATCAACTCCGGTTCGGGCACATTGGCGCTGGCCGGACACGTGGTCTATTCTGCGTCAAAATTTGCCCTCACAGCGCTGGCGCATGCGCTACGTAGCGAAGAGAGCGAGCATGGCGTGCGCGTGGCAACAGTTGCGCCCGGTCCAACCGATACGCCGATGAATCAGGCTTCACGCGCACGCGCCGGTAACCACGCACCGATCAATCCGCAAGAGTATCTCGACGCCTCATCCGTGGCGCGCGCGGTCAGATTTATCGTCGACAGTCCTGAGGATACGCAAATTGCCGATATCGTTATTCGTCCGCGCCGCGATAAAGCGAAACGGTGA
- a CDS encoding amidohydrolase: protein MSILSPGNRRDFLSAGMKLTAAGTLLSAGMSSGALAAETCQTVNLSRIDASHYLLRNVRLEEAFIRKNEVITATRTGLYDIEVSAGNIAAIHAAGVSRSLPTWDAAGYLLLPATRDMHIHLDKTFYGESWRAPLPRHSVIDMIHQEEQILPELVPTSEIRAEKLIGLLQSKGSSAARSHCNIDPVSKLQGLEHLQQAIAHHRDDFHANIVAFPQHGLLRSKVEGMMREAMKMGAHYVGGLDPTNVDGAMEKSLDTLFSIALDFAAPIDIHLHETEPHGVAAIRYMLKTVKENPQLKGKVTLSHAFALGTLQGNELAAMIEQLKEHQFSIATTVPIGRVIMPLPQLRAAGVPVWSGTDTIADHWQPFGSGSMLEKANVYSQLYRGPDEYSLSRALGIATNEVLPLNSEGERQWPKAQDKATMMLVNASCSAEAVAHIAPVMATFNNGKQTFGALAKV, encoded by the coding sequence ATGAGCATCTTATCTCCCGGAAATCGCCGGGATTTTCTATCAGCGGGCATGAAGCTTACCGCAGCTGGCACCTTACTCAGTGCCGGCATGAGCAGCGGCGCCCTCGCCGCCGAGACTTGCCAAACCGTCAATCTCAGTCGCATTGATGCCAGCCACTATCTTCTGCGCAACGTGCGACTGGAAGAGGCGTTTATACGCAAAAATGAGGTAATTACGGCCACACGCACCGGTTTGTATGACATCGAAGTGAGTGCCGGAAACATTGCCGCCATTCATGCTGCGGGTGTCAGTCGCAGTCTGCCCACGTGGGATGCCGCCGGTTATCTGCTGCTGCCCGCCACGCGTGACATGCATATTCATCTTGATAAAACGTTCTACGGTGAAAGCTGGCGCGCGCCGCTGCCGCGTCACAGCGTGATCGATATGATTCATCAGGAAGAGCAGATTTTGCCTGAGCTGGTGCCCACCTCTGAAATCCGTGCCGAGAAGCTGATCGGTCTGTTGCAATCCAAAGGCAGCAGCGCAGCGCGCAGTCATTGCAATATCGACCCGGTCAGTAAGTTACAAGGTCTGGAACACTTGCAGCAGGCGATTGCCCATCATCGCGACGATTTTCACGCCAACATTGTCGCCTTCCCGCAGCACGGTTTATTACGTTCAAAAGTGGAAGGCATGATGCGAGAAGCGATGAAAATGGGCGCACATTATGTCGGTGGACTCGATCCCACTAACGTTGACGGCGCGATGGAGAAGTCGCTGGATACCCTGTTTTCAATTGCGCTCGATTTTGCGGCACCGATCGATATTCATCTGCACGAAACCGAACCGCACGGCGTGGCAGCGATCCGCTATATGCTGAAAACAGTTAAGGAAAATCCGCAGCTGAAAGGCAAAGTCACCCTCAGCCACGCCTTCGCACTGGGCACGTTACAGGGTAACGAACTGGCCGCCATGATTGAGCAACTGAAGGAGCATCAGTTCAGCATCGCCACCACGGTACCGATTGGCCGCGTAATCATGCCCTTGCCCCAGCTGCGTGCGGCAGGCGTACCGGTGTGGTCTGGCACCGACACCATCGCCGATCACTGGCAGCCTTTTGGCAGCGGTAGCATGCTGGAAAAGGCCAACGTTTATTCGCAGCTGTATCGTGGCCCGGATGAGTATTCACTTAGCCGCGCGTTAGGCATCGCCACCAACGAAGTGTTACCGCTGAACAGCGAGGGCGAGCGGCAATGGCCGAAAGCGCAAGACAAGGCGACGATGATGTTAGTCAACGCCAGCTGCTCCGCCGAAGCCGTGGCGCACATCGCACCGGTGATGGCGACCTTCAATAACGGCAAGCAGACGTTTGGTGCGCTAGCAAAGGTGTGA
- a CDS encoding MBL fold metallo-hydrolase, producing the protein MIKVCTACSTSYDDQGVIIDRCTICEDERQFVPPAGQQWMSLESLLSTHRNKWQQHHANLFSLQTVPAFAINQRAFLLRTPHGNILWDCIANLDDATQAIVTALGGLHAIAISHPHYYSCMQDWAEAFDAPIYLHANDSQWIMRDSPHIKLWQNDEQEIVPEVKLIRLGGHFSGGCVLHWSHGNGVLLSGDIVQVTPGANAVSFMWSYPNMLPLSAATVNDILHRLAPLTFEQIYGAFEHREILAHAQHVVRQSAERYLSCLQ; encoded by the coding sequence ATGATCAAAGTCTGCACGGCATGCAGCACCTCTTATGATGATCAAGGCGTCATCATTGATCGCTGCACAATATGTGAAGACGAGCGGCAATTTGTACCGCCCGCTGGACAGCAATGGATGTCACTGGAAAGCCTGCTCAGCACGCATCGCAATAAATGGCAGCAGCATCACGCCAACTTATTTAGCCTGCAAACGGTGCCTGCCTTTGCGATTAATCAACGCGCGTTTCTGCTGCGCACGCCGCACGGCAATATTCTGTGGGATTGCATCGCTAACCTGGATGACGCCACTCAGGCGATCGTGACGGCTCTCGGCGGCCTTCACGCCATCGCTATTTCCCATCCGCACTATTACAGCTGCATGCAAGATTGGGCGGAGGCATTTGATGCGCCGATATATCTGCACGCTAACGACAGCCAATGGATTATGCGTGATAGCCCGCATATCAAACTCTGGCAGAATGATGAGCAGGAAATTGTGCCCGAGGTGAAGCTGATACGCCTGGGCGGGCATTTCTCCGGCGGCTGCGTGTTGCATTGGTCGCACGGCAACGGCGTGCTGCTAAGCGGCGATATTGTGCAAGTTACGCCGGGCGCTAATGCCGTGTCATTTATGTGGAGCTACCCGAATATGCTGCCGCTGTCGGCGGCGACGGTGAACGACATCCTGCATCGCCTTGCCCCCCTAACGTTTGAGCAGATTTACGGTGCGTTTGAGCATCGTGAAATCCTCGCGCATGCGCAACATGTCGTCCGGCAGTCGGCGGAGAGATATCTCTCCTGCCTGCAATAA
- a CDS encoding gamma-glutamylcyclotransferase family protein, protein MKRLFVYGTLQPGHANAHILESIGGEWLAGSVSGTFYARGWGAAADFPGIVLQQNGPQVPGYLFISEQLEPHWPMLDEFEEGYDRVTVDVTTSDGDHLTAWIYQLQPQQ, encoded by the coding sequence ATGAAACGTTTATTTGTCTATGGAACACTGCAGCCAGGCCACGCCAATGCGCATATTCTGGAAAGTATCGGCGGTGAATGGCTAGCCGGATCGGTTAGCGGGACCTTCTACGCGCGTGGCTGGGGCGCGGCGGCCGATTTTCCCGGCATCGTTTTGCAGCAAAATGGGCCACAGGTGCCAGGTTATCTGTTCATCTCTGAGCAACTTGAACCGCACTGGCCGATGCTGGATGAGTTTGAAGAGGGCTACGATCGGGTGACCGTTGATGTCACCACCAGCGATGGAGACCACTTAACGGCGTGGATTTATCAGCTGCAGCCGCAACAGTGA
- a CDS encoding RNA polymerase sigma factor, whose amino-acid sequence MAQDSLLMSAITACRTKLKAFIRGRTAVRDDADDILQEVTFKLMQLEQPVENVAAWLFRAARNEMTDRARKKRELPLADFFSGGEDGDFPEDELAETLFGVPQTPEDEYLKALLWEELEEALAELPDAQREVFEKTELLGYSYNELAQESGCSVQALLSRKHKAVLFLRTRLRNLYDELTQ is encoded by the coding sequence ATGGCGCAGGATTCACTGCTGATGTCGGCGATCACCGCCTGTCGAACTAAGCTGAAAGCGTTTATCCGCGGTCGTACCGCAGTGCGTGATGATGCTGACGATATCTTGCAGGAAGTCACGTTTAAACTGATGCAGCTGGAGCAGCCGGTGGAGAATGTCGCCGCCTGGCTGTTCCGCGCGGCGCGCAATGAAATGACCGATCGGGCGCGGAAAAAGCGTGAGCTGCCGTTGGCCGATTTTTTCAGCGGCGGCGAAGATGGCGATTTTCCTGAAGATGAGCTGGCCGAAACCTTATTTGGCGTGCCGCAAACGCCTGAAGATGAGTATCTCAAGGCGCTGCTGTGGGAAGAGCTAGAGGAAGCATTAGCGGAATTGCCCGACGCGCAGCGTGAGGTGTTCGAGAAAACCGAACTGCTCGGTTACAGCTATAACGAACTGGCGCAGGAGAGCGGTTGCAGCGTACAGGCACTGTTATCGCGTAAACACAAAGCGGTACTGTTTTTACGCACGCGGCTGCGTAATCTCTACGACGAACTCACCCAATAA
- a CDS encoding MetQ/NlpA family ABC transporter substrate-binding protein, with the protein MKKILLTTLLAASVALLSGCNKDDENQIKVAINTGPDQALWETVKQVAHDKYQLDVDVVAFNDYVQPNEALFNKDVDANAFQSLPYLEMQSKERGYHFAVVTNTFVFPIAGYSRKIKSLKELPDGATVTISNEATTLGRSLLLLQAQGLIKVKPEAGLLPTTLDITDNPKKLKIVEVDTPQLARTLDDPQVYVSIINNNFAALVNLSASRDGMFMEGKASPYVNAIVARDDNKDSANVQKLKQAFQSQEVLDKANEIYKGDIIKGW; encoded by the coding sequence ATGAAGAAAATTTTACTCACGACGCTGCTGGCTGCGTCCGTCGCACTGCTTAGTGGCTGTAATAAAGATGATGAAAATCAAATCAAAGTGGCCATTAATACCGGACCTGATCAGGCGTTGTGGGAAACCGTGAAGCAAGTTGCGCATGACAAATATCAGCTGGATGTCGATGTGGTGGCCTTCAATGATTATGTGCAGCCGAATGAAGCGCTGTTCAATAAAGATGTTGATGCTAACGCCTTCCAGAGCCTGCCGTATCTTGAGATGCAATCAAAAGAGCGCGGTTACCACTTTGCCGTGGTCACTAACACCTTTGTCTTCCCGATCGCTGGCTATTCTCGCAAGATTAAGTCGCTGAAAGAGCTGCCGGATGGCGCCACCGTGACCATCTCCAATGAAGCCACCACGCTGGGCCGCAGCCTGCTGCTGCTGCAGGCGCAGGGTTTGATCAAAGTGAAGCCGGAAGCGGGCCTGCTGCCGACCACGCTGGATATCACCGATAATCCGAAGAAGCTGAAAATCGTGGAAGTCGATACGCCGCAGCTGGCGCGCACGCTGGACGATCCGCAGGTGTATGTGTCGATCATCAACAACAATTTTGCCGCGCTGGTTAATCTCTCCGCCTCGCGTGATGGCATGTTTATGGAAGGCAAAGCCTCGCCTTACGTTAACGCCATCGTGGCACGTGATGATAATAAAGACAGCGCCAATGTGCAGAAGCTGAAACAGGCCTTCCAGTCGCAGGAAGTGTTAGATAAAGCCAACGAAATCTACAAAGGCGATATTATTAAAGGCTGGTAA